The following are encoded in a window of Bacillus oleivorans genomic DNA:
- a CDS encoding DUF2573 family protein, protein MNSEFEEKFHSLLQKYAELLTGESDKKIVEDVVKWAMYSQIAKTMPALAKHWNQMYPEAKVEMKQISLSIKEKNDKLRTQSR, encoded by the coding sequence GTGAACTCAGAATTTGAAGAGAAATTTCACTCCCTCTTACAAAAATATGCTGAGCTTTTAACCGGAGAAAGCGATAAGAAAATCGTTGAAGATGTTGTAAAATGGGCAATGTATTCACAAATTGCAAAAACGATGCCTGCCCTTGCTAAACATTGGAACCAAATGTATCCGGAAGCAAAAGTAGAAATGAAACAAATTAGTCTTTCCATCAAAGAGAAAAATGATAAATTGCGCACTCAATCTAGATAA
- a CDS encoding IucA/IucC family C-terminal-domain containing protein produces the protein MLDNRLTEHELQELYRFRLTAEAKEGQLRFTAEEIMTEDTVRSILQKIKDRIEAPNFLVTASILMKRYAFLPVIYLYAFTKWNKILMLNSKQIYIEDAEKSGMWLPEFRLASAEAKPFSAETRELYRKEAITNLFREHIYKIILSLHRETKVSKTVLWENISVYIFWVYELLIEENPDLREQALSDYRYIFQQAEGANFGPYKANPLASFDSEKVKIEEYDTMIRIRKTCCYSYMMLKDSEGAHCKTCPVKCKLLKSQLKKEANV, from the coding sequence ATGCTAGACAACAGGCTTACTGAGCATGAACTTCAAGAATTATACCGTTTTAGACTGACTGCGGAAGCAAAAGAGGGGCAGCTTCGCTTTACGGCAGAGGAAATTATGACCGAGGATACGGTAAGGTCTATATTACAGAAAATAAAGGATCGGATCGAAGCCCCAAACTTTTTAGTCACTGCCTCGATATTAATGAAACGGTATGCCTTTTTACCAGTGATCTATCTCTATGCTTTTACAAAATGGAACAAGATTCTAATGTTAAACTCAAAGCAAATCTATATTGAAGATGCGGAAAAAAGCGGAATGTGGCTGCCAGAATTTCGACTTGCGTCAGCAGAAGCTAAACCATTCTCTGCTGAGACGAGAGAATTATACCGAAAAGAGGCCATTACGAATCTATTTAGAGAGCATATATACAAGATCATTCTTTCACTGCACCGAGAAACGAAGGTCTCTAAAACGGTACTTTGGGAAAATATCAGTGTTTATATTTTTTGGGTGTATGAGTTATTGATTGAGGAAAATCCTGATTTAAGAGAACAGGCTTTATCTGATTACCGATATATTTTTCAGCAAGCCGAAGGGGCCAACTTTGGACCTTATAAAGCAAACCCGCTTGCATCGTTTGATTCCGAAAAGGTCAAGATAGAAGAATATGATACTATGATCCGGATTAGAAAAACCTGCTGCTATTCTTATATGATGTTAAAGGATAGTGAGGGTGCACACTGTAAAACGTGCCCAGTTAAATGTAAGCTTCTTAAAAGTCAGTTGAAAAAGGAGGCTAATGTGTGA
- a CDS encoding ABC transporter ATP-binding protein, whose translation MTHTIETQSLTLGYGESIIIETLDLTIPKGEITVFIGGNGCGKSTLLRSIARLLKPKEGVVLLQGEAIAKMSTKEVAKQMAILPQSPVPPEGLTVLQLVKQGRYPHQTWLKQWTGEDEEKVMHALKATGMAELKNRPVDSLSGGQRQRAWIAMTLAQDTDTILLDEPTTYLDMTHQIEVLDLLFELNETEQRTIVMVLHDINLACRYAHNIVAIKDRKVYAQGKPETVITDQLVKEVFQMECEVMKDPLFGTPLCIPYGKGRQILKKAGIVNARQQAY comes from the coding sequence ATGACTCACACAATTGAAACCCAATCATTAACACTTGGCTATGGTGAATCCATCATTATTGAAACATTAGATTTAACCATTCCTAAGGGCGAAATTACTGTTTTTATTGGAGGAAATGGGTGTGGTAAATCGACGCTGCTTCGGTCAATTGCACGGCTCCTTAAGCCAAAAGAAGGGGTTGTTTTGCTTCAGGGTGAAGCCATCGCTAAGATGTCCACTAAGGAAGTAGCAAAACAAATGGCAATACTGCCACAATCTCCTGTTCCGCCAGAAGGATTGACGGTTCTCCAGTTGGTGAAACAAGGCCGCTACCCTCATCAGACCTGGCTTAAGCAATGGACTGGGGAGGATGAAGAAAAGGTAATGCATGCACTAAAAGCAACTGGCATGGCTGAATTAAAGAATCGCCCTGTTGATTCTCTATCAGGCGGTCAAAGACAGCGTGCATGGATTGCGATGACCTTGGCCCAGGATACAGATACGATTCTGCTAGATGAACCGACCACGTATTTAGATATGACCCATCAAATCGAAGTACTCGATTTGTTATTTGAATTAAATGAGACGGAGCAGCGAACGATCGTTATGGTTTTACACGACATAAACCTTGCCTGCCGCTATGCTCATAATATAGTCGCAATCAAAGATAGAAAAGTGTATGCCCAAGGCAAACCAGAGACCGTGATTACGGATCAATTGGTAAAAGAAGTGTTTCAAATGGAATGTGAAGTGATGAAGGATCCTTTATTTGGCACACCACTTTGTATTCCGTATGGAAAAGGAAGACAGATCCTTAAAAAGGCAGGAATTGTCAATGCTAGACAACAGGCTTACTGA
- a CDS encoding FecCD family ABC transporter permease has translation MKGFFKFRLFQGKISFLLEKRSLLIASILLAAAIIVFLLSVGLGDYPVSPITVLSVIFGGGNKMEQLVVLDFRLPRILIALLVGIGLAVSGAILQGIIRNPLASPDIIGVTGGASVAVVAFLAIFTNDDNVLTVSISWMPLAAFIGACIAAFLVYFLAWKNGVSPIRLVLIGIGISMLMQAFTTLFMILGPIFQASQANIWITGTVHGSKWSDVMMLAPWTAVLLILSMIASRTLNLQELGDELAVAAGGRVQTQRLILLTISTALVGGAVAFGGGIGFVGLMAPHMARRLVGSSFGALIPVSALLGAILVMAADLIGRTLFSPLEIPAGVFTAGIGAPYFIYLLYKTRNR, from the coding sequence ATGAAAGGTTTTTTTAAATTCCGTTTATTTCAAGGGAAAATTTCTTTTCTATTAGAAAAAAGATCACTGCTCATAGCTTCGATTTTATTAGCAGCAGCGATCATTGTATTTTTATTAAGTGTGGGTTTAGGGGATTACCCTGTAAGCCCAATAACCGTTCTTTCTGTCATCTTTGGCGGGGGAAACAAAATGGAGCAGCTGGTGGTTTTGGATTTCCGTCTGCCGAGAATCCTGATCGCTCTTTTGGTGGGAATTGGTTTAGCTGTATCAGGAGCCATTCTCCAAGGTATCATCCGGAATCCGTTAGCCTCTCCGGATATAATTGGCGTAACAGGTGGTGCTTCTGTAGCCGTTGTTGCGTTTCTGGCTATTTTCACAAATGACGACAATGTTTTAACCGTCAGTATTTCCTGGATGCCGCTCGCCGCATTTATAGGCGCGTGTATCGCTGCTTTTTTAGTATATTTTCTTGCATGGAAAAATGGAGTTTCACCAATCCGTCTCGTCTTGATTGGAATTGGGATATCGATGCTGATGCAGGCGTTTACGACTTTATTTATGATTTTAGGTCCTATTTTTCAGGCAAGTCAGGCGAATATATGGATTACTGGAACCGTCCATGGTTCGAAATGGTCAGATGTGATGATGCTTGCACCATGGACTGCTGTTTTACTGATCCTCTCAATGATTGCGAGCCGGACCTTAAATCTTCAAGAGTTAGGTGATGAATTGGCTGTTGCCGCAGGAGGAAGGGTACAAACACAAAGATTAATTTTGCTGACCATCAGTACAGCTTTAGTAGGCGGTGCCGTAGCTTTTGGAGGCGGTATCGGGTTTGTTGGTCTGATGGCACCGCATATGGCCCGCAGATTGGTCGGCTCTTCATTTGGGGCGCTAATACCTGTGTCAGCGTTACTTGGTGCAATTTTAGTGATGGCTGCTGATTTAATAGGCCGTACATTGTTTTCACCGCTTGAGATTCCTGCCGGAGTATTTACAGCTGGAATTGGAGCACCCTATTTTATTTATTTATTGTATAAAACAAGAAACCGTTAA
- a CDS encoding FecCD family ABC transporter permease codes for MQLTTNRQRWLGLFLIFTITIFLISASIVYGYTDTSWSMAVDAFFRFDGSTEHLVLTTIRLPRAIIAAVVGASLAIAGVFMQTLTKNPLASPEIFGVNAGAGFAIVVAVTVFSVTSLQAFTWIAFLGAAAAAIGVYLIGSIGREGLTPMKLTLAGAAMAAMFASFTQGLLVLNEAALEQVLFWLAGSVQGRKLDYLVNVLPYLTVGWVISLIIASKMNVFAMGEDVAKGLGLKTGLLKMAAAFVIILLAGGSVAIAGPIGFIGMVIPHFARAIVGIDHRWVLPYSAFLGASLLLAADIGARYIIMPQEVPVGVMTAILGTPFFVYLARKGFNG; via the coding sequence ATGCAATTAACAACTAACAGGCAAAGATGGCTTGGTTTATTTTTAATCTTTACTATTACAATCTTTCTTATTAGTGCAAGTATTGTTTACGGTTACACGGATACGAGCTGGAGCATGGCCGTTGATGCTTTTTTTAGGTTTGATGGATCGACAGAGCATCTAGTTTTAACAACAATCCGCTTACCGAGGGCCATTATTGCAGCTGTTGTAGGAGCAAGTCTGGCGATTGCTGGGGTTTTCATGCAAACCCTGACAAAAAATCCCTTGGCATCACCAGAAATTTTTGGAGTTAATGCTGGTGCAGGATTTGCGATTGTTGTTGCTGTGACCGTATTTTCTGTTACTAGCTTACAAGCTTTTACTTGGATTGCCTTTTTAGGTGCAGCGGCTGCTGCTATTGGTGTTTATCTGATTGGTTCGATTGGCCGAGAGGGTTTGACACCGATGAAGCTTACATTAGCCGGGGCAGCAATGGCAGCGATGTTTGCATCTTTTACACAAGGGTTACTTGTTCTAAATGAAGCAGCCCTTGAGCAGGTGTTATTCTGGTTAGCTGGTTCAGTTCAAGGCAGAAAACTCGATTATCTTGTAAATGTTCTTCCTTATTTAACAGTTGGCTGGGTTATATCCCTCATAATTGCAAGCAAGATGAATGTATTCGCTATGGGAGAAGATGTGGCAAAGGGCCTTGGCTTAAAGACAGGACTATTAAAAATGGCAGCTGCCTTCGTGATTATCCTGTTAGCAGGAGGTTCAGTAGCGATTGCCGGTCCTATCGGTTTTATCGGGATGGTAATCCCTCATTTTGCGAGAGCGATCGTAGGCATCGACCATCGCTGGGTTCTTCCCTATAGTGCCTTTCTTGGAGCATCATTACTGTTAGCCGCTGACATTGGAGCGAGATATATAATCATGCCGCAGGAAGTTCCCGTTGGTGTTATGACAGCTATCTTAGGGACCCCATTTTTTGTTTATTTGGCAAGAAAGGGGTTTAATGGCTGA